A window from Oncorhynchus keta strain PuntledgeMale-10-30-2019 unplaced genomic scaffold, Oket_V2 Un_contig_23617_pilon_pilon, whole genome shotgun sequence encodes these proteins:
- the LOC118382086 gene encoding probable E3 ubiquitin-protein ligase HERC1 gives MGQCGQGNSTGPITKPKKVVGLDGVVIQQISAGTSHSLAWTALPRDRQVVAWHRPYCVDLEECTFSHLRSFLERYCDGINSEVPPLPFPSSREHHNFLKLCLRLLSNHLALALAGGVATSILGRQARPLRNLLFRLMDSSVPDEIQEAVIETLSVGATMLLPPLREDGASPLPAAPGT, from the exons ATGGGCCAGTGTGGCCAGGGTAACTCTACTGGTCCCATCACCAAGCCGAAGAAGGTGGTTGGTCTGGACGGTGTGGTCATCCAACAGATCTCAGCTGGTACCTCCCACAGCCTGGCATGGACCGCTCTGCCCAGGGACAG ACAGGTGGTAGCGTGGCACAGACCCTACTGTGTGGACCTGGAAGAATGCACCTTCTCTCACCTGCGTTCCTTCCTAGAGCGCTACTGTGACGGCATCAACAGCGAGGTGccacccctccccttcccctcctccag GGAGCATCACAACTTCCTGAAACTCTGCCTTCGACTGCTGTCCAATCACCTGGCTTTGGCTCTGGCCGGGGGAGTGGCCACCAGTATCCTAGGGCGACAGGCCCGCCCCCTCCGGAACCTTCTCTTCAGACTGATGGATTCCTCTGTTCCTGATGAGATCCAAGAG GCTGTGATTGAGACTCTGTCTGTGGGGGCCACTATGCTGTTACCTCCTCTGAGAGAGGATGGAGCTTCTCCACTCCCTGCTGCCCCAGGGACCTGA